The following proteins are encoded in a genomic region of Triticum dicoccoides isolate Atlit2015 ecotype Zavitan chromosome 1B, WEW_v2.0, whole genome shotgun sequence:
- the LOC119348787 gene encoding BURP domain-containing protein 4-like → MEFAAAALGAASAEPLRTVVHGREEPHRYKVALGGVAGIAGAVVPCHPLPYPADVLYCHRPGNVRAVRVELVGQDDPSLGATAIAVCHEDTSGWDAEYFATLNGSRGEPICHYMPDKYVVWVAGETH, encoded by the coding sequence atggagttcgccgccgcggcccTGGGAGCGGCGTCGGCGGAGCCGCTCAGGACGGTCGTGCACGGGCGCGAGGAGCCGCACAGGTACAAGGTGGCACTCGGCGGCGTCGCCGGCATTGCCGGCGCGGTCGTGCCGTGCCACCCGCTGCCGTACCCGGCGGACGTGCTGTACTGCCACCGGCCAGGCAACGTGCGGGCGGTGCGCGTGGAGCTGGTCGGGCAGGACGACCCTTCGCTGGGCGCGACGGCGATCGCCGTCTGCCACGAGGACACCTCCGGCTGGGACGCCGAGTACTTCGCGACGCTCAACGGGTCCCGCGGCGAGCCGATCTGCCACTACATGCCGGACAAGTATGTGGTGTGGGTAGCCGGTGAAACCCACTAG